One segment of Oscillospiraceae bacterium DNA contains the following:
- a CDS encoding ABC transporter substrate-binding protein — protein MKKNRAFQKSGVFRALLLAALLAAVLLPLSACGGGYTETVIVYNWGDYIDQSVLRDFEREYGIHVIYEEFDTNESMYAKIKAGGTAYDVAIPSDYMIKRMIDEGGLVKIDMDNIPNYLHIEDRFKNLSYDPQNEYSVPFFWGTVGILFNKTMVDEPVDSWEILWDEKYAKEIFMLDSQRDSIGITLKLLGYSLNSDDADELEAAKAKLIEQRPLAQAYVGDEVKDKMIAGEGAIAVVWSGDALNMMLENEDLDFALPREGTNIWTDAMVIPTTSRNPEAAEKFINYMCETEIAARNCDYINYSTPHREVLAALPEELKEDIRFYPGENDLVMSEYFEDLSAMLPVYDRIWTEVKAVYE, from the coding sequence TTGAAAAAAAATCGCGCCTTCCAAAAATCCGGAGTTTTCCGCGCGCTGCTGCTGGCCGCTCTGCTGGCCGCGGTTCTCCTGCCCCTTTCCGCCTGCGGCGGCGGCTATACCGAGACCGTCATCGTTTATAACTGGGGAGACTATATCGATCAGTCGGTATTGCGGGATTTTGAGCGGGAATACGGCATCCATGTGATCTACGAGGAATTTGACACCAACGAGAGCATGTACGCGAAGATCAAGGCTGGCGGCACGGCTTACGACGTGGCCATCCCCTCGGATTACATGATCAAGCGCATGATCGACGAAGGCGGGCTGGTAAAGATCGATATGGATAATATACCCAATTACCTCCATATCGAGGACCGTTTTAAAAACCTGTCCTACGATCCGCAGAACGAGTATTCCGTGCCTTTTTTCTGGGGGACGGTCGGCATCCTTTTCAATAAAACGATGGTGGACGAGCCGGTGGACAGTTGGGAGATCCTCTGGGACGAAAAATACGCGAAAGAAATTTTTATGCTGGACAGCCAGCGCGACTCCATCGGCATCACCCTGAAACTGCTGGGTTATTCGCTGAACAGCGACGACGCGGATGAGCTGGAGGCGGCCAAAGCGAAACTGATCGAGCAGAGACCGCTCGCACAGGCTTATGTTGGGGATGAGGTCAAAGATAAAATGATCGCCGGCGAAGGGGCCATAGCGGTCGTCTGGTCCGGGGACGCCCTGAATATGATGCTGGAAAACGAGGATCTGGATTTTGCCCTGCCGCGCGAAGGCACGAATATCTGGACTGACGCCATGGTCATTCCGACTACCAGCCGTAATCCGGAAGCGGCGGAAAAATTCATCAACTACATGTGCGAAACGGAAATCGCCGCCCGTAACTGCGACTACATCAATTATTCCACGCCGCACCGGGAGGTGCTGGCCGCTCTGCCCGAGGAACTCAAGGAGGACATCCGTTTTTACCCAGGGGAAAACGATCTAGTTATGTCTGAATATTTTGAAGATTTATCGGCGATGCTGCCGGTGTACGACCGCATCTGGACGGAAGTGAAAGCCGTCTATGAGTAA
- a CDS encoding RNA-binding transcriptional accessory protein: MTVTQILAAEFAVAPWQAENLTALLDEGASLPFIARYRKEKHGSLDDQTLRKIADRLAALRALDKRRGEVLASLETLGLLTDALKKAVEAAATQSEIEDIYRPFRPKRRTRAGMAKEKGLEGLADLLQAQAKDTPAPEMLAAAYVDAEKGVADIGEALAGARDIIAERVSDDAELRRRLRALLQRRGRLVSAAAADEDSVYRLYYAFEQPLAKLASHRVLAINRGEAEGFLKVKVICPESEALALCEGLYVKAGRPAAAEVAEAARDAYSRLIFPSLEREARQEATEKAAAAAIGVFGDNLRQLLMQPPVKGRTVLALDPGIRTGCKAAVVDPASRVLDSGVLYPLPQHGKVSGSKRQMLGWIKKYGVNAIAIGNGTASRETELFVAETIADLEEKPGCAVVNEAGASVYSASELAAAELPDLDVTIRGAVSLARRLQDPLAELVKIDPKAIGVGQYQHDMPEKALDERLGGVVEYCVNAVGVDVNTASPALLARVAGIGPALARSIVLFREENGPFSDRAGLKKVKKLGPKAFEQCAGFLRVPGGANPLDASAVHPESYAAAKKLLKVLGYGSFAPERLADLRERAEAYPLARLCDELGIGAPTLRDIIGELLRPGRDPREDLPPALLRTDVLSLDDLRPGMELSGTVRNVVDFGAFVDIGVHRDGLIHISRMARRRLEHPSQLLGVGDVVTVYVVEVDKEKNRISLSLLKDD, from the coding sequence ATGACCGTCACGCAGATCCTGGCGGCGGAGTTTGCCGTCGCGCCCTGGCAGGCGGAAAACCTGACCGCCCTCTTGGACGAGGGCGCGTCCCTCCCCTTCATCGCCCGTTACCGCAAAGAGAAGCATGGTTCTCTCGACGATCAGACACTGCGCAAGATCGCCGACCGTTTGGCGGCGCTCCGAGCGCTGGACAAGCGGCGGGGAGAGGTTTTGGCTTCGCTGGAAACGCTCGGCCTGCTGACGGACGCGCTGAAAAAGGCGGTGGAAGCGGCGGCGACCCAGAGCGAGATCGAGGATATCTACCGCCCCTTCCGGCCGAAACGCCGCACCCGCGCCGGCATGGCCAAAGAGAAGGGGCTGGAGGGTCTGGCGGATCTGCTGCAGGCGCAGGCCAAAGACACGCCGGCGCCGGAGATGCTGGCCGCGGCTTATGTGGACGCGGAAAAAGGCGTCGCCGACATCGGCGAGGCTCTCGCCGGCGCGCGGGACATCATCGCCGAGCGCGTCAGCGACGACGCGGAGCTGCGCCGCCGGCTCCGGGCGCTGCTGCAAAGGCGCGGCCGGCTCGTCTCCGCCGCCGCGGCGGACGAAGACTCGGTTTACCGGCTCTACTACGCCTTTGAGCAGCCGCTGGCCAAGCTCGCTTCCCACCGGGTCCTGGCCATAAACCGCGGGGAAGCGGAAGGTTTTCTCAAGGTCAAGGTGATCTGCCCGGAAAGCGAGGCCCTCGCCCTCTGCGAAGGGCTGTATGTCAAAGCGGGGCGGCCCGCGGCGGCGGAGGTAGCGGAAGCGGCGCGGGACGCCTATAGCCGCCTGATCTTTCCCTCTTTGGAGCGGGAGGCGCGGCAGGAAGCGACGGAAAAAGCGGCGGCAGCGGCCATCGGCGTGTTCGGCGACAATCTGCGCCAGCTGCTCATGCAGCCGCCGGTGAAGGGTAGGACGGTTCTGGCCCTCGACCCCGGCATTCGCACCGGCTGCAAGGCGGCGGTGGTGGACCCCGCTTCCCGCGTTTTGGATTCCGGCGTGCTTTATCCGCTGCCGCAGCACGGAAAAGTGAGCGGCTCTAAGCGGCAGATGCTCGGCTGGATCAAAAAATACGGCGTGAACGCCATCGCCATCGGCAACGGCACGGCCTCGCGGGAGACGGAGCTTTTTGTGGCGGAGACCATCGCCGATCTGGAGGAAAAACCAGGCTGCGCTGTGGTGAACGAGGCGGGGGCCTCCGTTTATTCCGCCTCGGAGCTGGCGGCGGCGGAACTGCCGGATCTGGACGTGACGATCCGGGGCGCGGTTTCGCTGGCGCGGCGTCTGCAGGATCCGCTGGCGGAGCTGGTAAAAATAGACCCCAAGGCCATCGGCGTCGGCCAGTATCAGCATGATATGCCGGAAAAAGCGCTGGACGAGCGGCTGGGCGGCGTGGTGGAATACTGCGTGAACGCCGTCGGCGTGGATGTGAATACCGCCAGCCCCGCGCTTTTGGCCCGGGTGGCCGGCATCGGCCCCGCGCTGGCCCGGAGCATCGTCCTTTTTCGGGAGGAAAACGGGCCTTTTTCCGACCGGGCCGGGCTGAAAAAAGTGAAAAAGCTGGGGCCTAAAGCCTTCGAGCAATGCGCGGGTTTTTTGCGCGTTCCGGGCGGGGCAAACCCGCTGGACGCCAGCGCCGTCCATCCGGAGTCTTACGCCGCCGCGAAAAAACTGCTGAAAGTGCTGGGATACGGGAGTTTCGCCCCGGAGCGCCTCGCGGATCTGCGCGAGCGGGCGGAGGCTTACCCTTTGGCCCGGCTCTGCGACGAACTGGGGATTGGCGCGCCGACTTTGCGGGATATCATCGGCGAGCTGCTACGCCCCGGGCGCGACCCGCGGGAAGATCTGCCGCCGGCGCTTTTGCGCACGGACGTGCTTTCCTTAGATGACCTCCGGCCTGGGATGGAGCTTTCCGGCACGGTGCGTAACGTCGTGGATTTCGGCGCTTTCGTGGATATCGGCGTCCACCGCGACGGCCTGATCCATATATCGCGGATGGCGCGGCGGCGTCTGGAGCATCCCTCGCAGCTCTTGGGGGTCGGCGACGTGGTGACCGTTTATGTAGTAGAAGTCGATAAGGAGAAAAACCGGATCTCGCTCAGCCTGCTGAAAGACGATTGA
- the rmuC gene encoding DNA recombination protein RmuC — MGVWGVVTMVLSGVGAALSLAAVWLLLRRNGLGPEREAEHWRALRQELQQELRAVRQETGETVRGSVSALGETLAGAQSRAAEAQDRRLAELREHLTHSQDQLRVSVGERLTALDGRLQGMSAQNEQKLEAMRQTMEARLRHIQEEGGKQLEQIRATVDEKLQKTLEERIGQSFALVSTRLEEVYKGLGEMQQLAAGVGDLKRVLSNVKTRGMLGELQLGAILEQILAPEQYETNVATRPGSREVVEYAVRLPGDGDRPVYLPIDAKFPGDTFEALMRAYEAGVAEEVEAAAAALERVLKQMARDIQTKYVSPPHTTDFAVMFLPVEGLYAEAVRRGMVETLQRDFHVNIAGPTTMAALLNSLQMGFKTLAIQKRSSEVWDVLSSVKTEFSKFAGVLQNAQRKLDQARGDLDALVGTRTRAIERKLRDVAVLPESASAEAAAPPPEAED; from the coding sequence GTGGGGGTTTGGGGTGTTGTGACGATGGTGCTGTCCGGCGTGGGGGCGGCGCTGTCATTGGCGGCGGTCTGGTTGTTGCTGCGGCGCAACGGATTGGGGCCGGAGCGGGAAGCGGAGCACTGGCGGGCGCTGCGGCAGGAGCTGCAGCAGGAGTTGCGCGCCGTCCGGCAGGAGACGGGGGAGACCGTGCGCGGATCGGTGAGCGCGCTGGGCGAGACCCTCGCCGGCGCGCAGAGCCGCGCGGCCGAGGCGCAGGACAGACGTTTGGCCGAGCTGCGCGAGCACCTGACGCACAGTCAGGATCAGCTCCGGGTGTCCGTCGGCGAGCGGCTGACCGCGCTGGACGGGCGGCTGCAGGGCATGTCGGCGCAAAATGAGCAGAAACTCGAGGCCATGCGGCAGACGATGGAGGCCCGTCTGCGCCACATTCAGGAGGAAGGCGGCAAGCAGCTTGAGCAGATACGCGCCACAGTGGACGAAAAGCTGCAAAAGACGCTGGAGGAACGCATCGGGCAGTCCTTTGCCCTGGTCAGCACGCGGCTGGAGGAGGTCTACAAGGGGCTGGGCGAGATGCAGCAGCTCGCCGCCGGCGTGGGCGATCTCAAACGGGTGCTCTCCAATGTAAAAACGCGCGGCATGTTGGGGGAGCTGCAGCTCGGCGCGATTTTGGAGCAGATCCTCGCGCCGGAGCAGTACGAGACGAACGTGGCGACGCGGCCGGGTTCTCGGGAGGTGGTGGAGTACGCCGTGCGGCTGCCCGGCGACGGCGACAGGCCGGTCTATCTGCCCATCGACGCCAAATTTCCCGGCGACACCTTCGAGGCGCTCATGCGGGCCTACGAGGCGGGTGTGGCCGAGGAGGTGGAAGCGGCGGCGGCGGCGCTGGAGCGTGTGCTAAAGCAGATGGCGCGCGACATCCAGACCAAGTATGTGAGTCCGCCCCACACGACGGATTTTGCGGTCATGTTCCTGCCGGTGGAGGGGTTGTACGCCGAGGCGGTGCGCCGGGGGATGGTGGAGACGCTCCAGCGGGATTTTCACGTGAACATCGCCGGCCCCACCACGATGGCGGCGCTGCTAAATTCGCTCCAGATGGGCTTTAAGACCCTGGCGATCCAAAAGCGCTCCAGCGAGGTGTGGGACGTTTTGAGCAGCGTAAAGACAGAATTTTCCAAATTTGCCGGCGTCCTGCAGAATGCCCAGAGGAAGCTGGACCAGGCGCGCGGCGACCTGGACGCTCTGGTGGGCACGCGCACGCGGGCCATTGAGCGCAAACTGCGCGACGTCGCCGTACTGCCGGAAAGCGCCTCCGCGGAGGCCGCCGCCCCGCCGCCCGAAGCCGAAGACTGA
- a CDS encoding ABC transporter permease → MVRRVSSRVYLALVFLFLYAPIAVLMIFSFNSARSRGVWGGFTLDWYAQLFHDRQIMSSLYYTIACAVLASVFATVLGTVAAIGLSGMRGLPRALTAQLVYLPMINPDIVMGLSLMLLFISIKIPLGFLSMLLAHITFCLPFVILSVLPKLKQTQAELYDAALDLGATPLMAYAKVIIPQIRPGILTGFLLAFTMSIDDFVVSFFTTGNGVTNVAITIYAMARRGMNPKINALLTIMFAGVILLLFIANRRTADAKTRR, encoded by the coding sequence ATGGTGAGGCGGGTGAGTTCGCGCGTTTATCTCGCGCTCGTTTTTCTGTTTCTCTACGCCCCCATCGCCGTCCTCATGATCTTTTCCTTCAACAGCGCCCGCTCGCGCGGGGTCTGGGGCGGATTCACCCTGGACTGGTACGCGCAGCTTTTTCATGACCGCCAGATCATGTCCTCCCTCTACTACACGATCGCTTGCGCCGTCCTGGCTTCGGTTTTCGCCACCGTCCTCGGCACGGTGGCGGCGATCGGGCTGTCCGGGATGCGCGGCCTGCCCAGGGCGCTGACTGCCCAGCTCGTTTATTTGCCCATGATCAACCCCGATATCGTCATGGGGCTTTCCCTCATGCTCCTCTTTATCTCGATCAAGATCCCCCTCGGTTTTCTGTCGATGCTGCTGGCCCATATCACGTTTTGCCTGCCGTTCGTCATCCTCTCCGTCCTGCCGAAACTGAAACAAACGCAGGCCGAGCTCTACGACGCGGCGCTGGATCTGGGGGCCACGCCGCTCATGGCTTACGCCAAGGTGATAATCCCGCAGATCAGGCCCGGCATCCTCACCGGTTTTCTGCTGGCGTTCACCATGTCGATCGACGATTTCGTCGTCAGTTTTTTCACTACCGGCAACGGCGTGACCAATGTGGCGATCACCATATACGCCATGGCCCGGCGGGGAATGAACCCGAAGATCAACGCCCTGCTCACCATCATGTTTGCCGGGGTGATCTTGCTGCTCTTCATCGCGAACCGCCGGACGGCGGACGCGAAAACCCGGCGATGA